Proteins from a single region of Dyadobacter fanqingshengii:
- the murI gene encoding glutamate racemase: MFDSSAPIGIFDSGIGGMTVASAVTRLLPQENTIYFGDTAHLPYGDKSTAAIQAYSIKICNMLLQQNCKLILIACNSASAAAYELVREYVGSKAKVLNVIDPVVDYIKEHYDGKTIGLIGTKQTVLSNVYKKKVDALGKNIQLKSLATPLLAPMIEEGFFDNNISESIITSYLSDTSLSDIQALILGCTHYPLIKNQIGEFYNGNVEILDTSEIVAFSLKSWLEQHYLVNEKGAGKRAFYVSDYTLSFEQSTNIFFGSQIQLEHYPLWE, translated from the coding sequence ATGTTCGATTCTTCTGCGCCGATTGGGATTTTTGATAGTGGCATTGGCGGAATGACCGTTGCCAGTGCAGTGACCAGGCTTCTGCCTCAGGAGAATACAATCTATTTCGGTGACACGGCGCATCTTCCTTATGGCGATAAATCCACGGCTGCGATTCAGGCATATTCTATTAAAATCTGCAATATGCTTTTGCAGCAAAATTGCAAGCTGATCCTCATTGCCTGTAATTCAGCTTCTGCGGCTGCTTATGAGCTTGTTAGGGAATATGTGGGAAGTAAGGCAAAGGTTTTAAATGTGATTGATCCCGTGGTTGACTACATTAAGGAGCATTACGACGGCAAGACAATTGGGCTTATTGGAACCAAACAAACGGTTCTTTCCAATGTTTATAAAAAGAAGGTGGATGCTTTGGGAAAGAATATCCAGTTAAAATCGCTGGCAACGCCATTGCTTGCGCCCATGATTGAGGAAGGCTTTTTTGATAATAACATTAGTGAGAGCATCATTACAAGCTATCTTTCGGACACTTCGCTTTCTGACATTCAAGCATTGATCCTGGGGTGTACGCATTATCCGCTTATCAAAAATCAGATCGGGGAGTTTTACAATGGGAATGTCGAAATTCTGGACACTTCTGAAATCGTAGCTTTCTCATTGAAATCCTGGCTGGAACAGCATTATCTGGTGAACGAAAAAGGAGCAGGCAAACGAGCGTTTTATGTATCCGATTACACGCTTTCCTTCGAACAATCCACCAACATTTTCTTTGGCAGTCAGATCCAGCTGGAACATTATCCGCTTTGGGAGTAA